Below is a genomic region from Mesorhizobium sp..
CCTCGCTCAGCCACGTCAATCCGAATGAGATCGACCGGCTCAAGATCGACCGGCGCTTCGTGCAGAAGATCAACACCAACGGCGACAACAGCGCGATCGTCAAGGCGATCACCGAGCTCGCGCGGGGACTGGGGATCTCGATCATCGCCGAAGGCGCGGAGACCGAGGAGGAACTGTCGTCGCTGCTCAAGATCGGCTGCGAGCAGGTGCAGGGCTATTCGATCGCCTTCCCGATGCCGGGCGCCAAGGCCCGCGACTGGCTCGCCCAGCGCTCCCCCAAAAAGCCGGTGCTGAGGTTGGCCAAGAGCGACGTGGCGTAGCCCATCCTTTGCCTCGCCGGGGCGAATCCCGGTAAGGTGGCGGGATGTCGATCCGCCCGCTCTCCGAAACGATGGTGAACCAGATCGCCGCCGGCGAGGTCATCGAGCGGCCGGCGAGCGTGGTCAAGGAACTGGTGGAGAACGCGCTCGACGCCGGCGCTTCACGCATCGACATCGCGACGGCGGGCGGCGGGCTCTCGCTCATCCGCGTGAGCGACGACGGATCGGGCATCCCGGAGGCGGAGCTGCCGCTGGCGGTCGCCCGCCACTGCACCTCGAAGCTCGCCGACGACATCAACGACATCCGCGCGCTCGGCTTCCGCGGCGAGGCGCTGCCGTCGATCGGTTCGGTGGCGCGTTTGACCATCCGCTCGCGCACGCCCCATGCCGGCAACGGCGCGGAGATCGCCGTCGACGGCGGGCGGGTTGCGGCGGTGCGCCCCGCCGCGTCCAATATCGGCACGCTGGTCGAGGTGCGCGACCTGTTCTTCGCGACGCCGGCGCGGCTGAAGTTCATGAAGGGGGAGCGGGCGGAGACGACGGCGATCTCCGACACGGTCAAGCGCATCGCGATCGCCTTCCCGCAAGTCCGCTTCTGCCTGTCCGGCCCGGACCGCGGCACGCTCGACCTCGCGCCGGCCGGCGGGGGGGTCGAGGGCAGACTCCACCGGGTCGCCCAGGTGCTGGGGCGCGAATTCGCGGAAAACGCGCTTGCCGTCGATGCGCTGAGAGAGGGCGTGCGGCTGGAAGGCTATGTCTCGATCCCGGCCTACAGCCGGGCGAACGCACTGCAGCAGTTCGCCTATGTCAACGGCCGGCCGGTGCGCGACAAGCTGATCGCAGGCGCGCTCAGGGCCGGCTTTGCCGACGTCCTGCCGCGCGACCGGCATCCGGTGACGGCGCTGTTCCTGACGCTCGATCCGGCATTGGTCGACGTCAACGTCCACCCGGCCAAGTCCGACGTGCGCTTCCGCGATCCCGGGCTGGTGCGCGGGCTGATCGTCGGCGCGATCCGCGAGACGCTCGCCCGCTCCGGCATAAGGGCGGCAACGAGCGGCGCCGAGGGGATGATGTCGGCGTTCCGGACGGAAAGGTCGTCGTCCAACGGCGCCTCGACCTGGCCCCGCGTCGACGACGCCGCCGGCGGGTTCGGCTGGAACGACCGCGCGGTCCAGCCGTCCTTCGGCCCGCCGGGCGGCTTCGGCGAGGCGATGCAGGCGGCGTTCGAGACGGCGCGCTCGGCCGACATGCGCGCGGGGACGGCGGAACCTGCGGCCGATCTGCTCGACAGGGACCTCGGCGCCGCCCGCGCGCAGGTGCACGAGAACTACATCGTCGCGCAGACGCGGGATTCGCTGATCATCGTCGACCAGCACGCCGCGCATGAGCGTCTCGTCTACGAGGAGTTGAAGAAGGCCCTGGCCAGTCGCGGCGTTCCCGCCCAGATGCTGCTGGTGCCGGAGATCGTCGATCTCGGAGAGGACGACGCCGAACGGCTGGCGAGACACGCCGACACACTGCGCCGTTTCGGCCTTGCGCTGGAGCGTTTCGGTCCAGGCGCGATCGCGGTGCGCGAGACGCCGTCCATGCTGGGCGAGGTCGACGCGGGCAAGCTCGTCCGCGACCTCGCCGACGAGATCGGCGAGCACGACACGACCGAGACGCTGACGCGCCGGCTCGATGCCATCGCCGCGACGATGGCCTGTCACGGATCGGTCCGCTCCGGCCGCAAGCTCCGGCCCGAGGAGATGAACGCGCTGTTGCGGCAGATGGAAGCGACGCCGGGCTCCGGGACGTGCAATCACGGCCGCCCGACCTATATCGAACTGAAACTCGCCGACATCGAACGGCTGTTCGGACGGCGGTGAGCGCGTGCTACCTTGGCAGGGCGGCTTGACCTCCCGCTCGAAGTGTGGCCGATGAAGCCCCGCATGAACGAGCAACCATGAACCGTTTTGAAGGCCCCGGCGCGAAAGAAGCGCGCATCCGCTATCTCGACGGCGACTTCCAGGTCGCCAGTCCCGGCTCGTTCGTGCGTTGCGCGGTGACCGGCGAGTCGATCCCGCTCGACGAGCTGAAATACTGGAGCGTGGCCCGCCAGGAGGCCTATCTCAATGCCGCGATCTCGCTCAAGCGCGAGATCGACATGAATCCGGGCCTGCGAAAGCGCGGCTGAGGCTGCGTTACCGTTCGAACGCGGCGAGCGTGTCGCGGACGATCCGCTCGGGCACGTCCGGCAGCTCGAATTCCACGTCGATCTCTATCACCGCCAGCCGTTCCAGGAGGCGCGCGGCGACATCCGAGGCGCGGCGCAGCCGCACAGCATCCTTCGCCGTTGTAACCAGATCCACGCCGAGCGCGTCGGCCTGGCCGATGAGGTCGGCGAGGTTCTCGTCGGTATAGTAGTGATGGTCGGGAAACGGCCGCGTCGCGGCGATCTTTCCGCCCGCCTCAACCACGGTTCGGAAGAATTTGTCCGGATCGCCTATGCCGGCGAATGCAAGGAAGGATCGTCCCTCGACCCCGCTGCCCGGGCGCGGACGGGCCACGGCGTCGTAGGTCGGCAGCGCCGCGCGCGCGGCGAGGCGAACGACCGGATCGGCGGCGTCGCCCCTGCCCATGCGGATGACGGCGTCGGCATGGCGCAGCTGATCGACCAGCGGCGCCCGCAGCGGGCCGCCGGGGATGATGCGGCCGTTGCCGAGCCCTCGCTGCGCGTCGACGACCAGGACGGCGTAGTCGAAGTGGATACGGGCACTCTGAAAGCCATCGTCCATGATCAGGAAATCGCAGCCTTCCGCGATCAGCATCCTGGCACCCGCGGCGCGATTGGGCGTCACGGCGGTCGGCGCCTCAGCGGCGAGCAGAAGGGGCTCGTCACCGGTCGATTTGGCGCTGTCATGATGGGGATCGACCAAGTGCGGCTTGCCCAGGCTGCCGCCATGGCCGCGCGACAGGAAACCGGGCTCCAGCCCCATGCGCCGCGCCTGCCGGGCGAGCGCGATGGCCAGCGGGGTCTTGCCCGCCCCGCCGACGGTCGGGTTGCCGACGCACAGCACCGGCGTCCCGGTGCGCTCGCGGCGTGCAGTCCGCATCCGCCGCGCGGCGGCCAGGCCGTAGATCGAGGAAACCGGCCACAGCAGCGCCGATCTCCAGTCGGGCCGGTTCCACCAGAAGGGCGGCGCCTCGCTTGCCATCAGCGCAGTGTCCTACCTCGGCCTGCGGCCGTTTGCCTGTTCGAGGCGGGCCTTCACGATCAGCGGCTGGACGTAGGGTTCCAGCGCCTTGAGCGTCTGATTGAGTGCGCCGCGCATCTCCTCCACGGTCTGGCGGCCGGCGGCGATCATCTCGCGGCGCTTGGCCGGGTTGCCAAGCAGGTAGTTCACCGCCCCGGCCAGCATGTCGGCATCGCGGACGAGCCGCGCACCGCCGTTGTCGACCAACTTCTGGTAGGCATCGCGGAAATTCTGGACGTTGCGGCCGGCTAGAACGGCCGTGTCGAGCAGCGCCGGCTCCAGCGGATTCTGGCCGCCCTGCGCTGTCAGCGAGCGGCCGACGAAGGCGATCTCGGTCAGGCGGAGATAGAGGCCCATCTCGCCGATCGTGTCGCCGAGGAGGATGTCCGTGTCGGCGTTGATCCGGTCGTCGCGG
It encodes:
- the mutL gene encoding DNA mismatch repair endonuclease MutL produces the protein MSIRPLSETMVNQIAAGEVIERPASVVKELVENALDAGASRIDIATAGGGLSLIRVSDDGSGIPEAELPLAVARHCTSKLADDINDIRALGFRGEALPSIGSVARLTIRSRTPHAGNGAEIAVDGGRVAAVRPAASNIGTLVEVRDLFFATPARLKFMKGERAETTAISDTVKRIAIAFPQVRFCLSGPDRGTLDLAPAGGGVEGRLHRVAQVLGREFAENALAVDALREGVRLEGYVSIPAYSRANALQQFAYVNGRPVRDKLIAGALRAGFADVLPRDRHPVTALFLTLDPALVDVNVHPAKSDVRFRDPGLVRGLIVGAIRETLARSGIRAATSGAEGMMSAFRTERSSSNGASTWPRVDDAAGGFGWNDRAVQPSFGPPGGFGEAMQAAFETARSADMRAGTAEPAADLLDRDLGAARAQVHENYIVAQTRDSLIIVDQHAAHERLVYEELKKALASRGVPAQMLLVPEIVDLGEDDAERLARHADTLRRFGLALERFGPGAIAVRETPSMLGEVDAGKLVRDLADEIGEHDTTETLTRRLDAIAATMACHGSVRSGRKLRPEEMNALLRQMEATPGSGTCNHGRPTYIELKLADIERLFGRR
- a CDS encoding DUF2093 domain-containing protein, which produces MNRFEGPGAKEARIRYLDGDFQVASPGSFVRCAVTGESIPLDELKYWSVARQEAYLNAAISLKREIDMNPGLRKRG
- the lpxK gene encoding tetraacyldisaccharide 4'-kinase; this translates as MASEAPPFWWNRPDWRSALLWPVSSIYGLAAARRMRTARRERTGTPVLCVGNPTVGGAGKTPLAIALARQARRMGLEPGFLSRGHGGSLGKPHLVDPHHDSAKSTGDEPLLLAAEAPTAVTPNRAAGARMLIAEGCDFLIMDDGFQSARIHFDYAVLVVDAQRGLGNGRIIPGGPLRAPLVDQLRHADAVIRMGRGDAADPVVRLAARAALPTYDAVARPRPGSGVEGRSFLAFAGIGDPDKFFRTVVEAGGKIAATRPFPDHHYYTDENLADLIGQADALGVDLVTTAKDAVRLRRASDVAARLLERLAVIEIDVEFELPDVPERIVRDTLAAFER